A genomic window from Rhodococcus sp. KBS0724 includes:
- a CDS encoding DoxX family protein: MLVRRIARPLLSTIFIAGGIDALRNPAQRAAKATPLIDKSVETLPGAVTQKLPADPETLIKLNAVIQIGGGALLASGKAPRIASLALAGSLIPTTVAGHDFWNESDPTLRAMQRTNFIKNVSLLGGLMIAAVDTEGKPSLGWRGRRAARKAQASISAALPLAAANHDEHTGERLEHALAAASERGTELAEAAKVHGSELLEIAKERGPEILEVAQKRGAELAETARERGSELAELAGKRSAEFAELALEKGNEWAETASEQSEVLGKRARKRAEIALAKAREKRDELTH, translated from the coding sequence ATGCTGGTACGTCGAATTGCTCGTCCGCTTCTTTCCACCATTTTCATTGCCGGGGGGATCGACGCGCTCCGTAATCCTGCGCAGCGCGCGGCAAAAGCAACTCCACTGATCGACAAATCAGTGGAAACACTCCCTGGCGCGGTGACACAAAAATTGCCCGCAGACCCAGAGACGCTGATCAAGCTCAACGCGGTAATCCAGATCGGCGGTGGAGCGTTGCTCGCAAGCGGAAAGGCTCCGCGCATTGCGTCGTTGGCACTGGCTGGAAGCCTGATCCCCACCACAGTTGCGGGTCATGATTTCTGGAACGAGTCCGACCCGACGCTTCGCGCCATGCAACGCACCAATTTCATCAAGAACGTCAGCCTGCTCGGCGGCCTGATGATCGCCGCCGTCGACACCGAGGGCAAACCGTCACTCGGATGGCGCGGTCGACGCGCGGCGAGGAAGGCACAGGCATCGATCTCGGCAGCACTCCCCTTGGCGGCTGCAAACCACGACGAGCACACCGGGGAACGTCTCGAGCACGCCCTCGCCGCTGCCTCGGAGCGTGGCACGGAACTCGCCGAAGCTGCGAAGGTGCACGGTTCCGAATTACTCGAGATCGCAAAGGAACGAGGCCCCGAGATTCTCGAGGTCGCACAGAAGCGCGGTGCGGAACTGGCCGAGACGGCCCGCGAGCGGGGATCGGAACTGGCGGAGTTGGCCGGCAAGCGCAGTGCAGAGTTTGCAGAACTTGCGCTTGAAAAAGGCAACGAATGGGCGGAGACCGCATCCGAGCAGTCCGAGGTCCTCGGAAAGCGCGCCCGCAAACGAGCCGAAATTGCCCTGGCCAAGGCCCGCGAGAAGCGCGACGAATTGACGCACTGA
- a CDS encoding DUF5996 family protein yields the protein MTTSNTPADWPALRVDDWTDTRDTLHMWVQIVGKIRLACSPLINHWWQVTLYVTPRGLTTSSIPYGDRIFDIEFDFCEHRLRIRDSSGASHEIPLEPQSVSTFYARTMEALRALNISVDIAPTPNEVDPALPFVDDHVHCSYDAEAVHLFWRQLVHADRVISAFRAGFIGKVSPVHFFWGAMDLACTRFSGRTAPPHPGGAPNCGDWVMVEGYSHELSSCGFWPGGGEEGAFYSYSYPAPAEFEAYHVEPSAAFYSKDFGQFLLPYEAVRTSADPEATLLSFLQTTYAAAADSGHWDRAALESDPNRWASQR from the coding sequence ATGACAACATCCAACACGCCGGCGGATTGGCCCGCGTTGCGCGTGGACGACTGGACCGACACGCGCGACACACTGCACATGTGGGTACAGATCGTGGGAAAGATTCGACTTGCGTGTTCGCCACTGATCAACCACTGGTGGCAGGTCACCCTGTATGTCACTCCGCGGGGGTTGACAACATCGTCCATCCCCTACGGCGATCGCATTTTCGATATCGAGTTCGATTTCTGCGAACACCGACTACGCATCCGCGACAGTTCCGGTGCGTCACATGAGATTCCACTCGAACCTCAATCGGTATCGACGTTCTATGCACGCACGATGGAAGCACTACGCGCCCTGAATATTTCAGTGGACATTGCGCCAACACCGAATGAGGTTGATCCGGCGCTTCCGTTTGTCGACGATCACGTCCACTGTTCCTACGACGCCGAAGCCGTCCACCTGTTCTGGCGTCAACTCGTTCACGCCGACCGCGTCATCTCGGCGTTCCGCGCGGGATTCATCGGAAAGGTATCGCCAGTCCATTTCTTCTGGGGCGCAATGGACCTCGCGTGTACTCGATTCTCCGGACGAACAGCGCCACCACACCCGGGAGGCGCACCCAACTGCGGCGACTGGGTGATGGTGGAAGGTTACTCCCACGAATTGAGCAGCTGCGGCTTCTGGCCCGGCGGCGGCGAGGAGGGCGCGTTCTATTCGTACTCGTACCCCGCGCCTGCCGAGTTCGAGGCATACCACGTCGAACCGTCAGCTGCGTTCTACAGCAAGGATTTCGGTCAATTTCTTCTGCCATACGAAGCAGTCCGAACCTCCGCCGACCCCGAGGCGACACTTCTGTCGTTCTTGCAGACCACATACGCTGCCGCCGCTGATTCGGGGCACTGGGATCGAGCGGCGTTGGAAAGCGACCCGAATCGGTGGGCGTCACAGAGATGA
- a CDS encoding FAD-dependent monooxygenase gives MDHNVDVVVVGGGPAGMTVAGDLARLGCSVAVVEKWLTVNPSSRAFATMARTLELLDARGLADQLLATSTTTPGINLFKGAKLDLTHLRSRYRFAMITPQTNVDQALERYAREQGADIHRGMALVDLIQDATGVTLTARPKDDDNPSSTMTWRAAYAVGADGAHSTVRGLVGMDFPGKSVLSSVVLADVKLTAGPQGGGLTLGDTPREFGFLAPYGKEDSDGSWYRSMTWDRERQVPDTDPVGEAEIVGSLNRAMGRDVGVVDVGWHSRFHCDERQVRDYRSGRVFLVGDAAHVHSPMGAQGMNTGIQDGANLAWKLGAVLAGADDSILDTYHRERYPIGKRVVRQSGLMMRAVTLHPRPARFLRDLLAPHILSIPRVRDVVAGSFAGTELRYPSSDGQSDLVGTRATEVPLHEGRLTELQRRPGFVFIRENGTASTMQNPGTDLLVHARRTDDGPALLVRPDGYIAWAGSSTSRGGEEGWPAALSRWTGARQSSL, from the coding sequence ATGGATCACAACGTCGACGTGGTGGTGGTCGGTGGTGGCCCAGCAGGCATGACCGTCGCGGGTGATCTTGCGCGGCTGGGGTGCTCGGTTGCTGTTGTGGAGAAGTGGCTGACGGTCAACCCGTCCAGTCGGGCGTTTGCAACGATGGCGAGAACATTGGAGTTGCTCGATGCGCGTGGGCTGGCCGACCAGCTACTTGCGACGAGCACGACAACTCCGGGCATCAATCTCTTCAAGGGCGCGAAGCTGGACCTCACCCACCTGAGATCTCGCTACCGGTTCGCGATGATTACTCCGCAGACCAACGTCGACCAAGCCCTCGAGCGCTATGCCAGGGAACAGGGAGCAGACATTCACCGCGGTATGGCACTTGTCGACCTCATTCAGGACGCCACCGGAGTCACCCTCACTGCTCGACCCAAAGACGATGACAACCCTTCGTCGACGATGACGTGGCGCGCCGCGTATGCCGTCGGGGCAGATGGCGCACACAGTACGGTCCGTGGTCTTGTCGGGATGGATTTCCCCGGGAAGTCCGTGCTGTCGTCGGTGGTGTTGGCTGATGTGAAATTGACTGCCGGACCGCAGGGCGGTGGCCTCACGCTGGGCGATACACCGCGTGAGTTCGGATTCCTTGCTCCCTATGGGAAGGAGGACAGTGACGGCTCTTGGTATCGCTCGATGACCTGGGATCGAGAGCGTCAGGTTCCCGATACCGATCCGGTGGGTGAGGCCGAGATCGTGGGTTCGTTGAACCGGGCCATGGGACGTGACGTGGGTGTCGTCGACGTTGGTTGGCATTCGCGTTTCCACTGCGACGAGCGTCAGGTTCGTGACTATCGCAGCGGCAGAGTGTTTTTGGTGGGGGACGCCGCGCATGTGCACTCGCCGATGGGCGCACAAGGAATGAACACCGGAATTCAGGATGGTGCGAACCTGGCCTGGAAACTCGGCGCTGTACTGGCAGGGGCCGACGATTCGATCCTGGACACGTATCACCGCGAGCGGTACCCGATCGGGAAGCGAGTGGTGCGACAGTCGGGGCTGATGATGCGCGCCGTCACCTTGCACCCGCGCCCCGCCAGGTTCCTGCGCGATCTCCTTGCTCCGCATATCCTGTCGATCCCGAGGGTGCGAGACGTCGTCGCCGGTAGTTTCGCGGGCACTGAGCTTCGCTATCCCTCATCTGACGGCCAGAGCGATCTGGTCGGAACTCGCGCGACGGAAGTGCCCCTTCACGAGGGGCGTCTCACCGAACTGCAACGCCGGCCCGGTTTTGTTTTCATCCGCGAGAACGGGACCGCCTCGACGATGCAGAACCCAGGAACCGATCTGCTCGTCCACGCGCGGCGCACGGACGACGGACCGGCACTACTCGTACGGCCCGACGGCTACATAGCGTGGGCCGGGAGTTCTACATCTCGCGGGGGAGAAGAGGGTTGGCCAGCAGCACTGTCGCGGTGGACCGGAGCGCGCCAGTCATCTCTGTGA
- a CDS encoding MBL fold metallo-hydrolase, whose protein sequence is MTNQPIVIDNSYTGQLSPDSAPQRRTIDSATITKMSVGPMDNNTYLVVCSATGKSLLIDAANEAEKIVALIEQEAPNFDSIVTTHQHGDHWLALKDVHAATNVPTAAHPLDAEALPVTPDVLLEDGDTVTVGNLSLDVIHLSGHTPGSIALVLTEPSGQVHIFTGDSLFPGGVGKTADPEKFASLLNDVETKLFGRYDDSAIVYPGHGKDTTLGAERPHLQEWRERGW, encoded by the coding sequence ATGACGAATCAGCCCATCGTGATCGACAACTCCTACACCGGTCAGCTCTCCCCCGATTCTGCGCCTCAACGACGCACAATCGACAGCGCAACCATCACGAAGATGTCTGTCGGCCCCATGGACAACAACACCTACCTCGTGGTCTGTTCCGCAACCGGGAAATCACTCCTCATCGACGCGGCCAACGAAGCCGAAAAGATCGTTGCGCTGATCGAGCAGGAAGCTCCGAATTTCGATTCCATCGTCACCACACATCAGCACGGCGACCACTGGTTGGCACTGAAAGATGTCCACGCTGCCACCAATGTGCCGACCGCAGCGCATCCCCTCGACGCCGAAGCGCTTCCTGTGACTCCGGACGTACTGCTCGAAGACGGCGATACTGTCACGGTCGGAAACCTGAGCTTGGATGTCATCCACCTGTCCGGCCACACCCCTGGCTCTATCGCACTCGTGCTGACCGAACCGTCGGGCCAGGTTCACATCTTCACCGGCGACTCACTGTTCCCCGGCGGAGTGGGTAAGACGGCTGATCCCGAGAAGTTCGCCTCACTGCTCAACGACGTCGAAACCAAGCTCTTCGGCCGCTACGACGACTCCGCGATCGTCTACCCCGGCCACGGCAAGGACACGACACTCGGCGCCGAGCGACCGCACCTGCAGGAGTGGCGCGAACGCGGTTGGTGA
- a CDS encoding SCO6745 family protein, with amino-acid sequence MDPQTAGKTGRTLELLHSLSYFVPETEKELVALGLEPGRMVYFAGRAAPLGTPPATVVTSAFYNFNPELVASVIPRAWDLAKPSEIVAARYRAIDAAYVRLLCEDVTSSPDMAEAAELVSIAARNIPGVEGRPLYAGWASVEWPTVPHVAFWHALTLLREYRGDGHIAALQTAGLNGLEALITHTATGIGFQKKFAQNRRGWSTEQWEQAVRDLQDRELLDRKSGALTEDGQELRDVVEDLTDDLALAPWDALGESGADRLLELAAPWRAALIEQEVFPAALFGPRFGNLR; translated from the coding sequence ATGGATCCACAGACTGCCGGTAAGACCGGCCGTACTCTCGAACTTCTCCATTCGTTGTCGTACTTCGTTCCGGAGACGGAAAAGGAATTGGTTGCGCTCGGGCTTGAACCGGGACGGATGGTGTACTTCGCGGGTCGTGCTGCGCCGCTAGGTACTCCGCCTGCCACCGTGGTGACGTCGGCCTTCTACAACTTCAATCCCGAGTTGGTCGCAAGCGTGATTCCGCGCGCGTGGGACCTCGCGAAGCCGTCGGAGATTGTTGCTGCGCGCTACCGCGCTATCGACGCCGCGTATGTTCGTCTCCTCTGTGAAGATGTGACGTCGTCACCGGACATGGCTGAAGCTGCCGAGTTGGTTTCCATTGCGGCGCGGAACATTCCCGGCGTCGAGGGGCGTCCGCTGTATGCGGGCTGGGCGTCGGTCGAGTGGCCGACCGTGCCGCACGTCGCGTTCTGGCATGCACTGACCTTGCTGCGGGAGTACCGCGGCGACGGCCACATCGCAGCACTGCAGACTGCCGGGCTGAACGGGTTGGAAGCGTTGATCACGCACACGGCCACCGGTATCGGATTCCAGAAGAAGTTTGCCCAGAATCGTCGTGGGTGGTCGACGGAGCAGTGGGAGCAAGCCGTTCGGGATCTTCAGGACCGAGAGTTGCTCGATCGTAAGTCGGGAGCATTGACCGAGGACGGACAGGAACTGCGCGACGTCGTGGAGGATTTGACGGACGATCTGGCATTGGCTCCGTGGGACGCGTTGGGTGAATCCGGTGCAGACAGGCTTCTCGAACTGGCAGCGCCGTGGCGTGCTGCGCTGATCGAACAGGAAGTGTTTCCCGCCGCGCTCTTCGGTCCACGATTCGGAAACCTGCGCTGA
- the uvrB gene encoding excinuclease ABC subunit UvrB has protein sequence MAFASEHPVVAHSEFRPVSDIERSDGRFEVVSEYEPAGDQPAAIAELEKRLNAGEKDVVLLGATGTGKSATTAWLIERVQRPTLVMAPNKTLAAQLANELREMLPNNSVEYFVSYYDYYQPEAYIAQTDTYIEKDSSVNDDVERLRHSATSSLLSRRDVVVVASVSCIYGLGTPQSYLDRSISLEVGVEVPRDAFLRLLVDVQYNRNDVAFTRGSFRVRGDTVEIIPSYEELAVRIEFFGDEIEALYYLHPLTGDIVRKVDTVRIFPATHYVAGPERLERAVKDIEEELEQRLEELEGKGKLLEAQRLRMRTQYDLEMIKQVGFCSGIENYSRHIDGRGPGTAPATLIDYFPEDFLLVIDESHVTVPQIGAMYEGDMSRKRNLVEFGFRLPSATDNRPLTWEEFSQRIGQTVYLSATPGKYELGQAGGEFVEQVIRPTGLIDPEVIVKPTKGQIDDLVHEINERAAKNERVLVTTLTKKMSEDLTDYLLELGIRVRYLHSDIDTLRRVELLRQLRLGEYDVLVGINLLREGLDLPEVSLVAILDADKEGFLRSSTSLIQTIGRAARNVSGQVHMYADKITASMAQAIEETERRREKQIEYNKKMGVDPQPLRKKIADILDQVYEEAEDTAASVDIGGSGRNATRGRRAQGEAGRAVSAGVYEGRDTKSMPRAELADLVKELTDQMMNAARDLQFELAGRLRDEISDLKKELRGMDAAGLK, from the coding sequence ATGGCGTTTGCTTCCGAACATCCAGTCGTCGCACATTCCGAGTTTCGACCGGTCAGCGACATCGAGCGCTCTGACGGCCGGTTCGAGGTCGTCAGTGAATACGAGCCTGCCGGCGATCAACCCGCTGCCATCGCCGAGCTCGAGAAACGGCTCAACGCGGGCGAGAAGGATGTAGTCCTTCTCGGTGCCACCGGCACCGGTAAATCTGCGACGACGGCCTGGTTGATCGAGCGGGTGCAGCGGCCGACGCTGGTGATGGCACCGAACAAGACCTTGGCTGCTCAGCTTGCGAACGAGCTTCGCGAGATGTTGCCGAACAACTCGGTCGAATACTTCGTCTCGTATTACGACTACTACCAGCCTGAGGCCTACATCGCCCAAACGGACACGTACATCGAGAAAGACTCGTCGGTCAACGACGATGTCGAACGCCTGCGCCACTCCGCTACGTCGAGCCTGCTCTCGCGGCGGGACGTTGTCGTGGTCGCGTCCGTGTCGTGCATTTACGGTCTCGGCACACCGCAGTCCTACCTGGATCGCTCCATCTCGCTCGAGGTAGGCGTCGAGGTCCCGCGTGATGCGTTTCTGCGCCTCCTGGTCGACGTGCAGTACAACCGAAACGATGTTGCGTTCACCCGTGGTTCGTTCCGCGTCCGGGGCGACACGGTGGAAATCATCCCGTCGTACGAAGAATTGGCCGTTCGTATCGAGTTCTTCGGCGACGAAATCGAGGCGCTGTACTACCTTCATCCACTCACCGGCGACATCGTCCGGAAAGTGGATACGGTTCGGATCTTCCCCGCGACCCACTATGTTGCCGGCCCCGAGCGTCTCGAGCGCGCGGTCAAAGACATCGAGGAGGAGTTGGAGCAGCGCCTCGAAGAGTTGGAGGGCAAGGGCAAACTGCTCGAGGCGCAGCGGCTACGGATGCGAACGCAGTACGACTTGGAGATGATCAAACAGGTCGGATTCTGCTCCGGCATCGAGAACTACTCACGGCACATCGACGGTCGTGGACCTGGCACTGCGCCGGCCACACTGATCGATTATTTCCCCGAGGACTTCCTGTTGGTCATCGACGAGTCGCATGTGACTGTTCCGCAGATCGGCGCCATGTACGAGGGCGACATGTCACGTAAGCGCAACTTGGTGGAGTTCGGCTTTCGCCTACCGTCCGCGACCGATAACCGTCCGCTGACGTGGGAGGAATTCAGTCAGCGCATCGGTCAGACCGTGTATCTGTCGGCAACGCCGGGCAAGTACGAGTTGGGGCAAGCCGGTGGTGAGTTCGTCGAGCAGGTGATTCGTCCGACGGGTCTTATTGATCCCGAGGTGATCGTCAAACCGACAAAGGGGCAGATCGACGATCTGGTTCACGAGATCAACGAACGCGCGGCGAAGAACGAGCGCGTACTGGTCACGACTTTGACCAAGAAAATGTCGGAAGACCTCACCGACTATCTGCTCGAACTCGGAATCCGGGTTCGGTACCTGCACTCCGACATCGACACGTTGCGACGCGTCGAACTACTGCGCCAGTTGCGGTTGGGGGAGTACGACGTCCTGGTGGGCATCAACCTTCTTCGCGAGGGTCTCGACCTTCCCGAGGTGTCGCTTGTTGCCATTCTCGATGCCGACAAGGAGGGCTTCCTGCGGAGCTCTACCAGCCTTATCCAGACCATCGGCCGTGCTGCTCGTAACGTGTCCGGCCAGGTCCACATGTACGCGGACAAGATCACTGCTTCCATGGCGCAGGCAATCGAAGAGACCGAACGTCGCCGCGAGAAGCAGATCGAATACAACAAGAAGATGGGAGTAGATCCCCAGCCTCTTCGTAAGAAGATCGCGGACATCCTCGATCAGGTGTACGAGGAAGCCGAGGATACTGCGGCGTCCGTCGACATCGGTGGTTCGGGGCGCAATGCGACGCGTGGTCGTCGAGCGCAGGGCGAAGCGGGCCGCGCGGTCAGTGCGGGCGTGTACGAAGGCCGGGATACAAAGTCGATGCCGCGCGCCGAATTGGCTGACCTGGTCAAGGAACTGACCGATCAGATGATGAATGCCGCCCGGGACTTGCAGTTCGAGTTGGCCGGTCGTTTGCGTGACGAAATCTCGGATCTCAAGAAGGAGCTTCGAGGCATGGACGCGGCTGGTTTGAAGTAG
- a CDS encoding bifunctional 2-polyprenyl-6-hydroxyphenol methylase/3-demethylubiquinol 3-O-methyltransferase UbiG, whose amino-acid sequence MLEVDAIAANKANWDDRADVHVRSDMYSVERFLADPTVISTVVQNDLSVLTPHLPVSGIQGRSLLHLQCHIGTDTLSWARLGAIDVHGLDLSPKSLHHAARIAEANSHEITWVEGDARFAASLINRRFETIVTSTGTIVWLPELANWAQSIHDLLEPGGVFMIRDDHPILGALAFEPWNITDDYLSGGGVRTYEDSSSYTDNSTGQIAHTTNHEWRHDLGEVIGSLLRAGLHIESVAELPYMDWPAFPELIPCANGWALPPGLPRIPLNFAVVARRPLS is encoded by the coding sequence ATGCTCGAGGTAGATGCCATCGCCGCCAACAAAGCGAATTGGGATGATCGAGCCGACGTCCACGTGCGCTCCGACATGTACAGCGTCGAACGCTTTCTGGCCGATCCCACAGTCATCTCGACGGTTGTGCAGAACGACCTCTCGGTACTCACCCCTCACCTGCCCGTATCGGGGATCCAGGGTCGCTCGCTCCTGCATCTGCAGTGCCATATCGGTACCGACACCCTCTCGTGGGCGAGACTCGGCGCGATCGACGTCCACGGACTCGACTTGTCGCCCAAGTCCCTGCACCACGCAGCACGCATCGCAGAAGCCAACAGCCACGAGATCACCTGGGTAGAAGGCGACGCGCGATTCGCTGCCTCACTGATCAACCGGCGATTCGAGACCATCGTCACCAGCACCGGGACAATCGTCTGGCTACCGGAGCTCGCCAACTGGGCCCAGTCGATCCACGACCTCCTCGAGCCGGGTGGCGTATTCATGATCCGCGACGATCATCCGATCCTCGGCGCCCTGGCATTCGAACCGTGGAACATCACCGACGATTACCTTTCCGGCGGCGGCGTCCGAACCTACGAAGATTCCAGCTCGTACACCGACAACTCGACCGGCCAGATCGCGCACACCACCAATCACGAGTGGCGCCACGATCTGGGCGAGGTCATCGGTTCACTGCTTCGCGCAGGGTTACACATCGAATCGGTGGCCGAGCTGCCGTACATGGATTGGCCTGCCTTCCCTGAGCTCATACCCTGCGCCAATGGATGGGCATTGCCGCCGGGGTTGCCGAGGATCCCATTGAACTTCGCTGTCGTAGCAAGGCGCCCGCTGTCGTGA
- a CDS encoding 3'-5' exonuclease → MPDADPSHTEQQLEQQYVTMLYSRLDELRKHAKSRLSTVLLESGGTPQARSERESFNAMYTEDLAKYDAAENGLCFGRIDFDEEYRYVGRLGILDTENDYETLLLDWRAPMARPFYLATPAAPEGVKRRRHIRSRSRAVTGINDEYLDLDAARAAGVVTEAGGVAGESALLDALNAARTGQMNDIVETIQTEQDSIIRSEHKSVLVVQGGPGTGKTAVALHRAAFLLYTYRQQLAKAGVLIIGPNATFLDYISQVLPSLGETGVLLSTIGDLYPGVRATRIDSLAAGEIKGSLDILDVLKNAVRDRQEVPSSPIVLRFDTYDLKLDRKTVTKARGRARSSRRPHNLARPIFVSAVIEALALQMAEIIGGNLVDGGSLLSRDDIADIRDEMREDADIMSAIGALWPELSPQQILAELWTSPRRLEKAAPQFDDNQRSELLQSVGPGFSAADAPLLDELAEILGVDDAAERERAQRQWRAQIADAQGALDILTGSAPQDLEDEMDPEILMAYDLIDASQLAQRHDLGQHQTTAERAAGDRTWTYGHVIVDEAQELSAMAWRMLMRRIPNRWMTLVGDTAQTGDPAGTSSWQTILEPYVAQRWKLTQLTVNYRTPSEIMDVAHRVLEEIDPTQAVPRSVRDSGFAPWSLKTTTENLEETVRRCIEHESHPGLTAVIAGHEMVKDLSGLVGDSVSVLSVKDVKGLEFDTVFIVEPTDILDESPRGMNDLYVALTRATQRLGIIHVESLPAVLDDIAEAAFTPVM, encoded by the coding sequence TTGCCCGACGCGGACCCGTCACACACCGAGCAACAGCTCGAGCAGCAGTACGTGACGATGCTGTATTCCCGTCTCGACGAGCTCCGGAAGCATGCCAAATCGCGCCTGAGCACTGTCTTGCTGGAAAGCGGTGGAACCCCGCAGGCACGCAGTGAACGCGAATCGTTCAACGCGATGTACACCGAGGATCTAGCGAAATACGACGCAGCCGAGAACGGACTGTGTTTCGGCAGAATCGATTTCGACGAAGAATATCGCTATGTCGGACGCCTGGGGATTCTCGACACCGAGAACGACTACGAGACGCTCCTCCTCGACTGGCGCGCCCCGATGGCCCGCCCGTTCTACCTCGCGACACCGGCGGCACCGGAAGGCGTGAAGCGTCGACGCCACATCCGAAGCCGTAGTCGTGCGGTTACCGGAATCAACGACGAATACCTCGACCTCGACGCGGCTCGCGCCGCCGGTGTTGTCACCGAAGCCGGTGGCGTGGCCGGGGAAAGCGCCCTGCTCGACGCCTTGAACGCTGCGCGCACCGGCCAGATGAACGACATCGTCGAGACCATCCAAACCGAGCAGGATTCGATCATCCGATCCGAACACAAAAGTGTGCTCGTGGTTCAGGGTGGCCCCGGTACCGGCAAGACCGCTGTCGCACTCCACCGTGCAGCGTTCCTGCTGTACACCTATCGCCAGCAGTTGGCGAAGGCCGGAGTGCTCATCATCGGCCCCAACGCAACGTTCCTCGACTACATCAGTCAGGTACTCCCGTCACTGGGTGAGACCGGCGTTCTACTCTCCACCATCGGTGACCTGTATCCCGGAGTGCGCGCAACACGAATCGATTCGCTCGCGGCCGGCGAGATCAAGGGTTCTCTCGACATCCTCGACGTACTCAAGAACGCTGTCCGCGATCGCCAGGAAGTACCGTCCTCGCCGATTGTTCTCCGCTTCGACACCTACGACCTGAAACTGGATCGAAAGACAGTCACCAAAGCTCGCGGCCGTGCCCGCTCGTCCCGTCGTCCGCATAACTTGGCCAGGCCGATCTTCGTCTCCGCGGTCATCGAAGCGCTTGCTCTGCAGATGGCCGAGATCATCGGCGGGAATCTGGTGGACGGCGGTTCACTTCTGAGTAGGGACGACATAGCCGACATCCGCGACGAGATGCGCGAAGACGCCGACATCATGTCCGCAATCGGCGCACTGTGGCCCGAGTTGTCGCCGCAACAGATTCTCGCCGAGCTCTGGACATCACCGAGACGACTGGAGAAGGCCGCTCCACAATTCGACGACAACCAGCGCTCCGAACTGTTGCAGAGCGTCGGCCCCGGATTCAGTGCTGCCGATGCACCGCTACTCGACGAGCTGGCCGAAATTCTCGGCGTCGACGACGCCGCGGAACGCGAACGGGCACAACGGCAATGGCGCGCACAGATTGCCGATGCCCAGGGAGCTCTCGACATTCTGACGGGATCGGCGCCGCAGGATCTCGAAGACGAGATGGATCCCGAAATCCTGATGGCGTACGACTTGATCGACGCCAGTCAACTCGCGCAGCGTCATGATCTGGGGCAGCATCAGACCACTGCCGAGCGGGCAGCGGGTGATAGAACCTGGACATACGGCCACGTGATCGTGGACGAGGCCCAGGAGTTGTCGGCGATGGCGTGGCGGATGTTGATGCGCCGCATACCGAATCGTTGGATGACCTTGGTGGGTGACACAGCGCAGACGGGCGATCCCGCCGGCACGTCGTCATGGCAGACGATCCTCGAACCGTACGTCGCACAGCGTTGGAAGCTCACCCAGCTGACCGTGAACTACCGAACTCCGTCGGAAATCATGGATGTGGCACACCGGGTGCTCGAAGAGATCGATCCCACGCAAGCAGTACCCCGGTCGGTCAGAGACAGCGGTTTTGCACCGTGGTCACTGAAAACAACAACGGAGAATCTCGAGGAAACGGTGCGTCGCTGCATCGAGCACGAGTCTCACCCAGGCCTGACTGCCGTCATCGCCGGGCATGAGATGGTCAAGGATCTGTCCGGCCTCGTCGGCGACTCGGTCAGCGTTCTCTCCGTCAAGGACGTCAAGGGCCTGGAATTCGACACCGTTTTCATCGTCGAACCCACAGACATCCTCGACGAATCGCCCCGGGGCATGAATGACCTGTACGTCGCGTTGACGCGCGCTACACAGCGACTCGGCATCATTCACGTCGAATCGCTCCCGGCGGTGCTCGACGACATCGCCGAAGCTGCGTTCACGCCCGTGATGTAA
- a CDS encoding universal stress protein, giving the protein MSAYRTVVVGTDGSESSLKAVDRAASIAADASAQLIIACAYYPADPKDVSAAADVLGDEAYQVTGSTPTYEILRTARERAHAAGAEKVVERAIVGAPVESLLALLDEVEGDLLVIGNRGLNTLTGRLLGSVPSDAARKATSDVLIVHTVR; this is encoded by the coding sequence ATGAGTGCCTACCGGACCGTTGTCGTAGGAACCGATGGCTCCGAGTCGTCACTGAAAGCAGTCGACAGGGCCGCAAGCATTGCCGCTGATGCCAGCGCACAGTTGATCATCGCATGCGCGTACTACCCGGCAGACCCCAAGGATGTCAGCGCTGCAGCAGACGTACTCGGCGACGAGGCATACCAGGTCACAGGTTCGACCCCCACCTACGAAATCCTCCGAACCGCGCGAGAGCGCGCACATGCGGCCGGTGCGGAAAAGGTCGTGGAGCGGGCAATAGTGGGAGCACCTGTCGAGTCGTTGCTCGCTTTGCTCGACGAGGTCGAGGGTGATCTGCTGGTTATCGGTAACCGAGGACTCAACACACTGACCGGTCGTCTACTCGGATCGGTACCGTCGGATGCCGCACGAAAGGCAACATCCGACGTCCTGATCGTTCATACCGTGCGCTGA